A single Anopheles arabiensis isolate DONGOLA chromosome 2, AaraD3, whole genome shotgun sequence DNA region contains:
- the LOC120897797 gene encoding protein NDUFAF4 homolog has translation MGKAMSVVGRQVQRFNVENRAQKVISQAKPKPAPKFESNLRDLERVLKDHPEIVEEQSRKNVQLDENLRQVYVTSKDVMIDPKAAQTQDPDKPLPINRTTVEEYEFGHLEPRTVTKGRCTLRQAVQFIGNHQTDPQQWTSAKIAEYYNMKEPLVKNILDHFKSFEVHLPDKNLERRRVLTRAAEGAKQIE, from the exons ATGGGTAAAGCAATGTCCGTCGTTGGACGGCAGGTGCAACGATTCAATGTGGAAAACCGGGCACAGAAAGTGATATCGCAAGCAAAACCCAAACCGGCTCCAAAGTTTGAATCCAATCTGCGAGATTTGGAGCGTGTGCTCAAGG ATCACCCAGAGATTGTCGAAGAGCAGAGTCGTAAGAAtgttcagttggatgaaaacTTGCGCCAAGTCTACGTTACCTCAAAGGATGTGATG ATCGATCCCAAGGCTGCTCAAACGCAGGACCCTGATAAACCTCTTCCCATAAACCGTACCACCGTGGAAGAGTACGAGTTTGGCCATCTCGAACCGCGCACCGTCACGAAGGGCCGTTGCACGCTGCGGCAAGCGGTACAGTTTATCGGCAACCATCAGACCGATCCGCAGCAGTGGACCTCGGCAAAGATAGCGGAGTATTACAACATGAAGGAACCACTAGTCAAAAACATACTCGATCACTTCAAATCGTTCGAAGTGCATTTACCCGACAAAAACCTCGAACGGCGTAGGGTACTAACGCGGGCGGCAGAAGGCGCAAAACAGATCGAATAG
- the LOC120897796 gene encoding uncharacterized protein LOC120897796 isoform X2, translated as MHPDRRLYLLVLYVFALQFRTSIGGNPRDSAQVSARNVASNGTSSSSSSSVRSNSSTNIACREDVLDQCPPNASCDKGQCVCLFGYKLNAAYHGKNASASSPPPAMPVPSTNAASITYCLPDETGAKATSLHGGPGSNSSKAPGDGAAAEGDGGKAGQLPLREPVAAHHILGGVLIPLAFVVILIGSAILAKRTDLWARLRQRFLAHRNRHRRRPAYEDVVLVGFEPQAGRL; from the exons ATGCATCCGGATCGCCGATTGTATCTTCTGGTGCTGTATGTGTTCGCACTACAGTTCCGGACGTCGATAGGAGGCAATCCGCGCGACAGTGCCCAGGTCAGTGCCCGGAATGTGGCGAGCAatggcaccagcagcagtagcagcagtagcgtcAGAAGCAACAGTAGCACCAACA TTGCCTGTCGGGAGGATGTGCTCGACCAATGTCCCCCGAATGCGTCATGTGATAAGGGTCAGTGTGTTTGTCTTTTCGGCTACAAGCTGAATGCCGCGTATCACGGGAAGAACGCCTCTGCCAGCAGTCCGCCGCCAGCCATGCCTGTTCCGAGCACCAACGCTGCCTCCATTACGTACTGTTTGCCGGACGAAACCGGCGCCAAAGCAACCTCCCTGCACGGAGGACCTGGCAGCAATAGCAGCAAAGCGCCGGGCGACGGAGCTGCTGCCGAAGGAGATGGTGGAAAGGCGGGACAGTTGCCCCTGCGGGAACCGGTCGCTGCTCATCACATCCTCGGTGGCGTGCTGATCCCACTCGCCTTTGTCGTGATACTGATCGGCAGTGCCATCCTCGCGAAGCGTACAGATCTCTGGGCCCGGCTGCGGCAACGGTTTCTCGCACACCGGAACCGCCACCGACGGCGGCCGGCCTACGAGGACGTGGTGCTAG TGGGCTTTGAGCCACAGGCGGGCAGGCTTTGA
- the LOC120897795 gene encoding WD repeat-containing protein 61 gives MYSLLHKEEAAHEESIWSCAWGRIKVRPEGAEDENDDNSRDSTASKKDASGSQAEYRDFIVTGGVDDTVKIWDVLPDRSKFKLRNTFTGHSLGVVSVDVSTSGEVIASSSLDSSLCIWKAETGQLMNQISVGPVDLWTVAFSPCDKYIISGSHEGKISLYSVETGKAEQVLDPQNGKFTLSIAYSPDGKYIASGAIDGIINIFDVAAGKVAQTLEGHAMSVRSLCFSPDSQMLLTASDDGHMKLYDVAHSDVVGTLSGHASWVLSVSFSGDGKNFASSSSDKTVKIWNVAERQCLHTFTEHADQVWGVRYSPDSANVISVSEDKCINMYDCPPNVV, from the exons ATG TATTCTCTACTACACAAAGAGGAGGCGGCACACGAGGAAAGCATTTGGTCTTGCGCCTGGGGCCGAATAAAAGTGCGCCCGGAAGGTGCGGAAGACGAAAACGATGACAACTCACGGGATTCCACGGCCAGCAAAAAGGACGCCAGTGGCTCGCAGGCTGAGTACAGAGATTTCATCGTTACCGGTGGTGTCGATGATACGGTGAAGATTTGGGACGTGTTGCCGGATCGGAGCAAATTTAAGCTCCGCAACACCTTCACCGGACATTCGCTCGGTGTGGTGTCGGTGGATGTCAGCACCAGTGGGGAAG TTATCGCGAGCAGTTCGCTCGATTCAAGCCTGTGCATATGGAAAGCGGAAACGGGACAGCTGATGAATCAAATTTCGGTCGGACCGGTCGATTTGTGGACGGTGGCGTTTTCACCATGCGATAAGTACATCATTTCCGGTTCGCACGAGGGAAAGATTTCGCTCTACAGTGTAGAGACGGGCAAGGCGGAACAGGTGTTGGATCCACAGAACGGCAAATTTACGCTCAGCATTGCATAT AGCCCCGATGGCAAGTACATTGCGAGCGGTGCTATCGATGGCATTATCAACATTTTCGATGTGGCAGCGGGCAAGGTGGCCCAAACGCTCGAAGGCCACGCCATGTCGGTGCGCAGTCTGTGCTTCTCGCCCGACTCACAAATGCTGCTGACCGCTTCGGACGATGGGCACATGAAGCTGTACGATGTGGCACACTCCGACGTGGTGGGCACACTGTCCGGCCATGCGTCCTGGGTGCTGTCGGTATCGTTCTCGGGAGATGGGAAAAATTTCGCCTCCTCTTCCAGCGACAAGACGGTCAAAATCTGGAACGTTGCCGAACGCCAGTGTCTGCACACGTTTACCGAGCACGCGGATCAGGTGTGGGGCGTACGGTACAGCCCGGACAGTGCGAACGTCATCTCGGTGTCGGAAGATAAGTGTATAAACATGTACGACTGTCCACCGAACGTTGTGTGA
- the LOC120897796 gene encoding uncharacterized protein LOC120897796 isoform X1 encodes MHPDRRLYLLVLYVFALQFRTSIGGNPRDSAQVSARNVASNGTSSSSSSSVRSNSSTNIACREDVLDQCPPNASCDKGQCVCLFGYKLNAAYHGKNASASSPPPAMPVPSTNAASITYCLPDETGAKATSLHGGPGSNSSKAPGDGAAAEGDGGKAGQLPLREPVAAHHILGGVLIPLAFVVILIGSAILAKRTDLWARLRQRFLAHRNRHRRRPAYEDVVLGNDSDDPPLI; translated from the exons ATGCATCCGGATCGCCGATTGTATCTTCTGGTGCTGTATGTGTTCGCACTACAGTTCCGGACGTCGATAGGAGGCAATCCGCGCGACAGTGCCCAGGTCAGTGCCCGGAATGTGGCGAGCAatggcaccagcagcagtagcagcagtagcgtcAGAAGCAACAGTAGCACCAACA TTGCCTGTCGGGAGGATGTGCTCGACCAATGTCCCCCGAATGCGTCATGTGATAAGGGTCAGTGTGTTTGTCTTTTCGGCTACAAGCTGAATGCCGCGTATCACGGGAAGAACGCCTCTGCCAGCAGTCCGCCGCCAGCCATGCCTGTTCCGAGCACCAACGCTGCCTCCATTACGTACTGTTTGCCGGACGAAACCGGCGCCAAAGCAACCTCCCTGCACGGAGGACCTGGCAGCAATAGCAGCAAAGCGCCGGGCGACGGAGCTGCTGCCGAAGGAGATGGTGGAAAGGCGGGACAGTTGCCCCTGCGGGAACCGGTCGCTGCTCATCACATCCTCGGTGGCGTGCTGATCCCACTCGCCTTTGTCGTGATACTGATCGGCAGTGCCATCCTCGCGAAGCGTACAGATCTCTGGGCCCGGCTGCGGCAACGGTTTCTCGCACACCGGAACCGCCACCGACGGCGGCCGGCCTACGAGGACGTGGTGCTAGGTAATGATTCCGATGATCCGCCTTTGATctaa
- the LOC120897796 gene encoding uncharacterized protein LOC120897796 isoform X3 encodes MHPDRRLYLLVLYVFALQFRTSIGGNPRDSAQVSARNVASNGTSSSSSSSVRSNSSTNIACREDVLDQCPPNASCDKGQCVCLFGYKLNAAYHGKNASASSPPPAMPVPSTNAASITYCLPDETGAKATSLHGGPGSNSSKAPGDGAAAEGDGGKAGQLPLREPVAAHHILGGVLIPLAFVVILIGSAILAKRTDLWARLRQRFLAHRNRHRRRPAYEDVVLVTPSVEHHG; translated from the exons ATGCATCCGGATCGCCGATTGTATCTTCTGGTGCTGTATGTGTTCGCACTACAGTTCCGGACGTCGATAGGAGGCAATCCGCGCGACAGTGCCCAGGTCAGTGCCCGGAATGTGGCGAGCAatggcaccagcagcagtagcagcagtagcgtcAGAAGCAACAGTAGCACCAACA TTGCCTGTCGGGAGGATGTGCTCGACCAATGTCCCCCGAATGCGTCATGTGATAAGGGTCAGTGTGTTTGTCTTTTCGGCTACAAGCTGAATGCCGCGTATCACGGGAAGAACGCCTCTGCCAGCAGTCCGCCGCCAGCCATGCCTGTTCCGAGCACCAACGCTGCCTCCATTACGTACTGTTTGCCGGACGAAACCGGCGCCAAAGCAACCTCCCTGCACGGAGGACCTGGCAGCAATAGCAGCAAAGCGCCGGGCGACGGAGCTGCTGCCGAAGGAGATGGTGGAAAGGCGGGACAGTTGCCCCTGCGGGAACCGGTCGCTGCTCATCACATCCTCGGTGGCGTGCTGATCCCACTCGCCTTTGTCGTGATACTGATCGGCAGTGCCATCCTCGCGAAGCGTACAGATCTCTGGGCCCGGCTGCGGCAACGGTTTCTCGCACACCGGAACCGCCACCGACGGCGGCCGGCCTACGAGGACGTGGTGCTAG TCACCCCGTCGGTAGAGCACCACGGTTGA